The proteins below are encoded in one region of Knoellia sp. S7-12:
- a CDS encoding fibronectin type III domain-containing protein, with product MKRRARRVAGATRGRRGIASIGVVVIAASTLTYAAVTSQGSTVHEADVGDGGVWITSDVQAKFGRLNKVAAQLDAGVAADVAPGSGLDVLQDGSAVIAWSKATAQLQPIDVATAQFREETATAPAVPSREPGRISPTLVDLRGGTIAAVDPKTGKVWAQRVNARKGIENLSGLGTGAKPLATAGADAVLAVGEDGSVHVASGARGTVTTIRPSGRAFTKPVTEPSGAKGSLLQVTALGSVWAVYDPERDAVHSSGHADGIPAGFAPAEGQKAYAAVQLPGPTADSVALSGGSGLHMVGLGSGVGQGGIEVAEQMNRSGGVPLPARPVVLRGCVHGAWSEAGKVFYGVNCGREQPVPTGTIDNVSETPLRDGVAFRVNRGVIVLNDLDNGSAWDVQRDKQKIDNWDALIPPPQRDEDNKKKDKNLVDDAVAQQPPTAKPDNLTVRPGRTSKLHVLDNDTDAAGSVLAIDPRDVSATSNPDIRPSVSADGQSIDVVVPSGTAAPFQFTYLVGNGKVKAKARATVKVNIAAETTNNAPFLREGQAKLAKTAYPVLAGNRLAVPVIADWRDPESDAVIANVEGESLSIDGQGRLAYLAPPTPGKAQIDYAVDDGRGGRTKGEVPVEVIALTETRARPPVTQPDVIRGVVGKSLQIEPLGNDIAGADPSDPDDEMHLAGEVRATGALTVDTNLDTNVVTVTPSAAGTFELSYAAQVGGGVAPGRIRVDVIDAADPDAPPVAVSDTGTLRDQSPTLVDPLANDYSPRADVLVTQGATPATSDDSWLQASIYQGRWIRIVALEPAGGAADATRRGTIRYTVSDGAKKATGEVTVTQKPSLDLNPVVEDDTAVVREGDTVAVPVLDNDTMADGIPLKIDPTSVKVLGKDVQQSAFASGNVVRFVPWQDKLTAEQPVTVEYAAYPEGMPERAQTGRIAVRVRPLPTTANPNQVPVARSFSSSVTAGDPLTITVPTSGVDPDGDTVGVTGVVGTNGGPVNLTLGRVVSTGPSTIRYESFPTASGTEVINYEVVDRFGGVSRAFVRIGVVAPGDAQPPVAIDDSVTAAPGKTVTVPVTANDLIARGDSVELEHEELNPDSEKSQWKVDADDQTVSTKVPAEGAPVHDFVYGITNGLFDPSRASLLVRGQKDWVNPPTAIDDVAKPKPGVAATTVDVLANDTDIDSDPATLKVAEVLSPNARIVGSKVEVTVLDHPYTAPYVIEDEDGARAMAVIHVPRGTGGTPFVVEGALIEMDKDSTKTVKLGDYVKSPQSRTLGITSASTISAAPAKNITLTADADGTLNLTSSGGYVGPASVMFEVTDQMSDDQKDVHTAYVSVPVQIGPKVPLLRCPTTAVTVLAGGLPRALDIPTLCRTWLPVGMTMDDVTFTSDWEKEAADVELKRSGTRERVVTLSAGSGARSGKGVVRVGVRGSDVTGVVNVTVVGQPAEQVGVTDPLANMPPPRLRPITVNGLEEGKSQEVDIRSYLDSPLQDAKCSVDAASVTSGQGLTVTRDGCSITVSAGPKPSPIGRVAISVSDAPGRTANGAVSVTMLGRPDPPTSVAAQADRDAGGRARVSWSAPAYDGGAPIRTYTAKWTGGSTGSLECSASPCTIDGLTNGKDYFFTITATNVVGEGDPSAQSNAARPDTKPGPVNGVTMASRGDGSLTINWTPPENKGSPVSKYVLRLVPTSGGTPRTVEVAAPATSTTVTGLNNMSQYAVAAQAYNEAGPGPFGTATTMQSAGTPPPPAGFKATPDGPGANKSLAAITLSWNTTSPNGPPLKNYTVKRRVNGGAWADLKTVGPTTTRSTDQVQYDGRKYDYVVTATNGADLTSPNSAVQSFTSIGQPSNPSVSAATPTNDEQVQLTVSLGQPRAGRFTSVRWSSSAGGSGTYSCGSCPAGGQVTIATGQLRTVDQTFTVTTSNGTRSSNPARSNSVQPYGKTPTPVASSSSASGKTVTFTWDLPTNGRPITAVKISGDKTYDGQPITSTSVTAANYSQNVTIQIVAVSAGGDSSALTMTRRTDDPPQPVISNVRPTPDLGYDTTGQGTGPCADPTKGCPKVDFDVTNFPPNSSWNYTCDGITASGQRLSTANKSFIVDGSGNDGRPSLWCIFSKDIVRVEVSMWGGPGPQPATASGAWRAPY from the coding sequence ATGAAACGCAGAGCACGTCGGGTCGCCGGGGCGACGCGGGGACGCCGAGGGATCGCCTCCATCGGCGTCGTCGTCATTGCTGCCTCGACGCTGACGTATGCCGCGGTGACCAGTCAGGGCTCGACGGTCCACGAGGCCGATGTTGGTGACGGTGGTGTGTGGATCACGTCTGATGTGCAGGCGAAGTTCGGCCGGCTCAACAAGGTGGCTGCTCAGCTCGACGCTGGTGTCGCGGCTGATGTCGCGCCCGGCTCGGGTCTCGATGTCCTGCAGGACGGGTCGGCCGTGATCGCCTGGTCCAAGGCCACGGCCCAGTTGCAGCCGATCGATGTGGCGACGGCTCAGTTCCGTGAGGAGACGGCAACCGCACCGGCCGTTCCTTCGCGCGAGCCGGGCCGGATCAGCCCCACTCTTGTCGACCTGCGCGGTGGCACCATCGCGGCCGTTGACCCCAAGACCGGCAAGGTCTGGGCCCAGCGGGTGAATGCTCGCAAGGGCATCGAGAACCTCTCGGGTCTGGGCACCGGCGCGAAGCCGTTGGCCACCGCCGGTGCCGATGCCGTCCTGGCTGTCGGTGAGGACGGCTCGGTGCATGTCGCGTCCGGCGCCAGGGGCACGGTCACCACGATCCGCCCGAGTGGTCGGGCTTTCACCAAGCCGGTCACTGAGCCCAGTGGCGCCAAGGGCAGCCTCCTGCAGGTGACGGCACTGGGGTCGGTCTGGGCGGTCTATGACCCGGAGCGGGACGCCGTCCACAGCAGCGGTCACGCGGATGGCATCCCGGCCGGATTCGCTCCGGCCGAAGGCCAGAAGGCGTATGCCGCGGTGCAGCTTCCTGGGCCGACGGCCGACTCTGTGGCCCTGTCCGGTGGCAGCGGATTGCACATGGTGGGTCTCGGGAGTGGCGTCGGACAGGGTGGCATCGAGGTCGCCGAGCAGATGAACCGCAGCGGCGGCGTGCCGCTCCCCGCTCGCCCGGTCGTGCTGCGTGGCTGCGTCCACGGTGCGTGGTCTGAGGCCGGCAAGGTCTTCTATGGCGTCAACTGTGGTCGTGAGCAACCGGTCCCGACGGGCACCATCGACAACGTCAGCGAGACCCCCTTGCGAGATGGTGTCGCCTTCCGGGTCAACCGTGGCGTCATCGTCCTCAACGACCTCGACAACGGTTCCGCCTGGGACGTCCAACGCGACAAACAGAAGATCGACAACTGGGACGCGCTGATCCCACCACCACAGCGCGACGAGGACAACAAGAAGAAGGACAAGAACCTCGTCGACGATGCCGTGGCCCAGCAGCCGCCGACGGCCAAGCCGGACAACCTCACCGTCCGGCCAGGACGCACGAGCAAGCTGCACGTCCTGGACAACGACACCGACGCCGCGGGTTCGGTCCTGGCGATCGACCCGCGGGACGTGAGCGCCACCTCGAATCCCGACATCCGCCCCTCCGTCTCCGCCGACGGTCAGAGCATCGACGTCGTCGTTCCTTCGGGCACGGCCGCGCCGTTCCAGTTCACCTATCTCGTGGGCAACGGCAAGGTGAAGGCCAAGGCGCGCGCAACCGTCAAGGTCAACATCGCGGCAGAGACCACCAACAACGCCCCGTTCCTTCGGGAGGGGCAGGCGAAGCTGGCCAAGACGGCATACCCCGTTCTTGCCGGGAACCGCCTGGCCGTCCCAGTGATTGCTGACTGGCGTGATCCTGAATCGGATGCCGTCATTGCCAACGTCGAAGGCGAGTCGCTGAGCATCGACGGTCAGGGGCGGTTGGCCTACCTCGCGCCGCCGACTCCAGGCAAGGCCCAGATCGACTACGCCGTCGATGACGGACGGGGTGGGCGGACCAAGGGCGAAGTGCCGGTGGAGGTCATCGCGCTGACCGAGACGCGTGCCCGACCGCCGGTCACGCAGCCCGACGTCATCCGTGGTGTCGTGGGCAAATCGCTGCAGATCGAGCCGCTGGGCAACGACATCGCCGGCGCGGACCCGAGTGACCCGGACGACGAGATGCACCTCGCCGGTGAGGTCCGGGCGACCGGTGCCCTGACCGTTGACACGAACCTCGACACCAACGTCGTGACCGTCACGCCCTCCGCCGCGGGAACCTTCGAGCTCTCGTATGCCGCGCAGGTCGGTGGTGGCGTCGCACCGGGTCGGATCAGGGTGGACGTCATCGACGCTGCCGACCCGGACGCACCACCGGTGGCGGTCAGTGACACGGGGACATTGCGCGACCAGTCGCCGACGTTGGTGGACCCGCTGGCCAATGACTACAGCCCTCGGGCCGACGTCCTCGTCACCCAGGGTGCGACCCCAGCCACGAGCGATGACTCGTGGCTGCAGGCGTCGATCTATCAGGGACGCTGGATCCGGATCGTGGCTCTCGAGCCTGCTGGTGGCGCCGCCGATGCCACGCGTCGCGGGACGATTCGCTACACCGTGAGCGACGGGGCCAAGAAGGCGACTGGTGAGGTCACCGTGACGCAGAAGCCCTCGCTGGATCTCAATCCGGTGGTCGAGGACGACACGGCGGTCGTGCGCGAGGGCGACACCGTGGCCGTTCCCGTCCTCGACAACGACACGATGGCCGACGGCATCCCGCTGAAGATCGACCCCACCAGCGTCAAGGTCCTTGGCAAGGACGTCCAGCAGTCGGCCTTCGCGTCCGGCAACGTCGTGCGGTTCGTGCCCTGGCAGGACAAGCTCACGGCTGAGCAGCCGGTCACCGTCGAGTACGCCGCCTACCCCGAAGGTATGCCGGAGCGCGCCCAGACCGGCCGGATCGCCGTGCGTGTCCGGCCCCTGCCGACCACGGCCAACCCCAACCAGGTTCCTGTTGCGCGCAGCTTCTCATCGTCGGTGACAGCCGGGGACCCGCTGACAATCACGGTCCCGACTTCGGGTGTGGACCCAGACGGCGACACGGTCGGGGTGACCGGTGTCGTGGGGACGAACGGTGGACCGGTGAACCTCACCCTGGGGCGGGTCGTGTCGACTGGCCCGTCGACGATTCGCTACGAGTCCTTCCCGACGGCCTCGGGCACTGAGGTCATCAACTATGAGGTGGTCGACCGCTTCGGCGGCGTGAGCCGGGCCTTCGTTCGCATCGGGGTCGTCGCGCCAGGCGATGCCCAACCACCGGTGGCGATCGACGACTCGGTGACGGCTGCTCCGGGCAAGACCGTGACCGTGCCCGTGACGGCCAACGACCTCATCGCCCGTGGGGATTCCGTCGAGCTCGAGCACGAAGAGCTCAACCCCGACTCCGAGAAGTCGCAGTGGAAGGTCGACGCCGACGATCAGACGGTTTCGACCAAGGTCCCCGCCGAGGGTGCACCGGTCCACGACTTCGTCTATGGCATCACCAACGGTCTCTTCGACCCGTCCCGGGCCAGCCTTCTCGTGCGCGGCCAGAAGGACTGGGTCAACCCACCGACCGCGATCGACGACGTCGCCAAGCCCAAGCCGGGCGTGGCCGCGACCACAGTCGACGTGCTGGCGAACGACACCGACATCGACTCGGATCCGGCCACGCTCAAGGTCGCAGAAGTGCTCTCCCCGAACGCCAGGATCGTTGGCTCCAAGGTCGAAGTCACGGTCCTCGACCATCCCTACACCGCGCCCTACGTCATCGAGGACGAGGACGGCGCCCGGGCGATGGCCGTCATCCACGTTCCACGTGGAACGGGCGGAACACCGTTCGTCGTCGAGGGCGCCCTCATTGAGATGGACAAGGACTCCACCAAGACGGTCAAGCTCGGCGACTACGTGAAGTCGCCGCAGAGCCGGACCCTGGGCATCACCTCGGCCAGCACCATCTCTGCGGCCCCGGCCAAGAACATCACCCTGACCGCCGACGCCGACGGCACGTTGAACCTCACCTCTTCGGGCGGTTATGTCGGGCCGGCGTCGGTGATGTTCGAGGTCACCGACCAGATGAGCGACGACCAGAAGGACGTCCACACGGCATACGTCTCGGTTCCGGTGCAGATCGGACCGAAGGTTCCGCTTCTGCGCTGCCCGACGACCGCGGTGACGGTGCTCGCCGGCGGACTTCCGCGCGCGCTGGACATTCCCACGCTCTGCCGGACCTGGCTGCCGGTGGGCATGACGATGGACGACGTCACCTTCACCTCCGACTGGGAGAAAGAGGCTGCCGACGTCGAACTCAAGCGCAGCGGCACCCGCGAACGGGTCGTCACTCTCAGTGCCGGATCGGGGGCACGTTCGGGCAAGGGCGTGGTGCGCGTCGGCGTGCGAGGCTCTGACGTGACTGGTGTCGTCAACGTGACAGTGGTCGGCCAGCCCGCTGAGCAGGTCGGCGTGACGGATCCGCTCGCCAACATGCCCCCTCCGCGGCTGCGACCCATCACCGTCAATGGGCTTGAAGAGGGCAAGAGCCAGGAGGTCGACATCCGCTCCTATCTCGACTCCCCCCTCCAGGACGCGAAGTGCTCGGTTGACGCGGCGTCGGTCACGAGCGGCCAGGGCCTCACGGTCACGCGTGATGGTTGCTCGATCACGGTCTCGGCGGGACCGAAGCCGAGCCCCATCGGTCGGGTGGCGATCAGCGTGTCCGACGCACCCGGTCGCACGGCCAACGGTGCCGTCAGTGTGACGATGCTTGGCCGACCTGACCCGCCGACCAGCGTTGCGGCACAGGCCGATCGGGATGCTGGCGGGCGAGCGCGCGTGAGCTGGTCGGCACCGGCCTATGACGGCGGCGCCCCGATCCGCACCTACACCGCCAAGTGGACCGGTGGCTCGACCGGGAGCCTTGAGTGCTCGGCCTCACCGTGCACGATCGACGGGCTCACGAACGGCAAGGACTACTTCTTCACGATCACCGCGACCAATGTTGTCGGCGAAGGTGATCCCAGTGCGCAGAGCAACGCTGCCCGGCCCGACACCAAGCCCGGCCCGGTGAACGGCGTGACGATGGCCAGCCGCGGCGACGGCTCACTCACGATCAACTGGACCCCGCCCGAGAACAAGGGCTCGCCCGTGTCCAAGTACGTCCTGCGTCTCGTCCCCACGAGCGGTGGCACGCCCCGCACCGTCGAGGTGGCCGCCCCCGCGACGTCGACGACGGTGACCGGCCTCAACAACATGAGCCAGTACGCCGTCGCGGCCCAGGCCTACAACGAGGCCGGACCAGGTCCGTTCGGGACCGCCACCACCATGCAGTCGGCAGGGACGCCCCCGCCCCCCGCTGGTTTCAAGGCGACCCCGGACGGTCCCGGAGCCAACAAGAGCCTCGCCGCGATCACGCTGTCCTGGAACACGACCAGCCCCAACGGCCCACCGCTCAAGAACTACACCGTCAAGCGCCGCGTCAACGGCGGCGCCTGGGCTGACCTCAAGACCGTGGGCCCCACGACGACCCGCTCCACCGACCAAGTCCAGTACGACGGCCGCAAGTACGACTACGTCGTCACCGCGACCAACGGCGCAGACCTCACCTCACCCAACAGCGCCGTCCAGTCCTTCACTTCGATCGGCCAGCCCTCCAATCCTTCGGTCAGCGCCGCCACCCCGACCAATGACGAGCAGGTTCAGCTCACCGTCAGCCTCGGGCAGCCCCGCGCCGGCAGATTCACGAGCGTGCGCTGGTCGTCCTCGGCCGGCGGCTCGGGCACCTACTCATGCGGGTCCTGTCCCGCGGGTGGCCAGGTGACCATCGCGACCGGGCAGCTCCGCACGGTCGACCAAACCTTCACGGTGACGACCAGCAACGGCACCCGTTCGTCGAACCCTGCGCGCAGCAACTCCGTCCAGCCCTACGGCAAGACGCCAACCCCGGTGGCCAGCAGTAGTTCCGCGTCGGGCAAGACGGTGACGTTCACCTGGGACCTCCCGACCAACGGGAGACCGATCACCGCAGTGAAGATCAGCGGCGACAAGACCTACGACGGCCAGCCGATCACGTCCACCTCGGTCACCGCGGCCAACTACTCACAGAACGTGACGATCCAGATCGTGGCAGTCTCCGCCGGTGGGGACTCGTCGGCACTCACGATGACCCGTCGCACCGATGACCCGCCGCAGCCAGTGATCAGCAATGTCCGGCCAACCCCCGACCTTGGCTACGACACGACGGGCCAGGGGACGGGTCCGTGTGCGGACCCCACCAAGGGTTGCCCCAAGGTCGACTTCGACGTGACAAACTTCCCCCCCAACTCCTCCTGGAACTACACTTGCGACGGCATCACTGCCTCCGGTCAAAGGTTGAGCACGGCAAACAAGTCCTTCATTGTCGATGGGAGCGGCAACGACGGAAGGCCTTCCCTCTGGTGCATCTTCTCCAAGGACATCGTGCGGGTTGAGGTGAGCATGTGGGGCGGCCCCGGTCCCCAACCGGCCACCGCCTCTGGGGCTTGGCGGGCTCCGTACTGA